The genome window cctctctctctcggaCTAGTTCACGTCCATCTCTCTTGACTCTTTCTGCTCCAATCAGATTTCCCGGCCGCTGAACACCCCCTCCCACCCCCACCCCTTCATGCAAAACATCTGTGGGAACTGGAATACATGAAAGCTCAAAACCGCATTCGACTTccttttgttttgaagaaattCATTTACGTCAGCCCGTTGCTGATAAATAATTACATACATATTGAATAACTCTAGAAGTAACGTCAAACTGAATGAGTATTTGATATTAAACCCGTTTTCCAATATAACAGTCGATGTTCAGTTCGGCTGTCGGTATCAAGACTTTGGCCTAACCTAGAGGGTGACATGCACgtttataaaattgtttaaatataaaacgcTTATAAACCGATGCAGGGGAGATCAAATTAGAAATGATTGGGGTAGGCCTGCTCATTGCTCATAATGTGTAACAGATAATTGGCGTTGAAAGTTCTACTAATACaattataattcattatatttaagCTCCAAAttctaaaaacatgtttttgaatgatCATTTCTCTCAGAAAGTTACTTTCTATATGCCTTAAGAGTGAAATACTGAATCAAatcattcatattattttacgaaatatgtttaaataaaaaatatttatatcgTCACGAATATGTTTCTTAATACACAAAATCCCTGATTAAGTGATGGCGGCCAGTCGATAAAGATTGAGATCGTTTACCTGCAAAGAGTGATGTCAACTTAAATAAATTCTATAAGCATTAAATGTTTATGGTGGGAGATCATTTGATTTTTGAGACACAGCAGATAAACGTTAGTATATGATGATCAATAATAACATGGAGTACGGATGGATGCGCTATCACACTTCGGTACCATCAGACTGACCGAAGGACATCTGAGACGCAAGAACATTACACagaatgatgatgaagaaccAGACACAAGTCTGCAGGACACTGTGATGTGTTTCAATGTTCCTGTCAACCTGAAGATATAGCATGTGTCACTGGATTAGAGAAGAACATTTCCTTTTACACGCATACACAATACCacatatttactctttaatttAATCACACACAGATCTGAACTCTGGATCTGTATTTCAGCACATCTGTAACCCTTACAAAAATTAACATTGGGTTATTTGCGGTTTTAttacagtaaccatgtttttttgtttgttttaactgtagtaaaaactAGGTACATTTTCGTAAGGAAGGATTTGGCATTCACTGTGGCATTGTTTTGATGTGATCGACTCTTCTCAAATAGTGGCACtaaattcttcattttttttatcaaaatccTGGTAACCATGAGCAGCTTTGTCCTGTAGTGAATGCAGGTGAAAATCATGAGTGAATAGTCTCTATGAGACGCGAGGAAAACTGCAGTGAGGCGGTATAGCACACGTCAAATAAAAGAGTGTTATTGGTGAGTAGAAATTCACACTCGTCAGCCCTGCAGTACTGGGCGTCATCTCACTCCCTTTCAAGTTTTGCCACTATGTAAATAGCAAATCACTGTAATTTAACTTCCGAGAACATATATGCAGAAGAAGAAGGGAGAGGCCTCCCATAGACTCGAGCTGTTCTGTGACCTAAACATATAGAGCAGAGAACCCCTTTATGTCCCCCGCAAGCTTACTACACATTAAAGGAGCACGCTGAATGTATTTAGAATATATCGTTAATGTATAGGATTACAAATGGTGGTGCCAAAATTCATAACAAAAACTACACATGTTGTAATACACCCATCAAATGGCATGATTTATTTGGGAAGTTTTGTGAATGACTATAGTGTATTGTATAGGGTGCATGCTGGAcacattttaatgatttaaacgACTTGAGCTCCAAAAGCTCCATGAGACGAGACATACATCTGTCTGATGTTTCCCTGCATCATTATCCAGCTCTAAACAAATGCCTCTGTGTTCCATGATATCCAAAACAAAAGGTTCTGTCAATGAGAAAACTAGAGATTCTAAAGCATTTACTAACTGCTATAACTGCGGTGTTATGCGACAGAACCTGCTAGATTTCGCCGTGACATATTAAAGATCTTATGAATCCAGTTTAATTAATGCCAATCAACTGTTGATCATGGAAACTTTCTCTCGGGGTTTGATGAATCTTCTCGCAGATCAATCAACAAACCCGTCCGCTATCTTAAACTGTTTTTCACACATTGCTGACATGTACTTCACCTGCGAAATGTGACCAGCAGGACTACACCCCTGACACTTAAAGTGTATTCTATTAAAGACAAtttattctgttaaaaacacaagagCTCATCTGACTCAAATCTTCTCAACTAAACACTCTCTGCAGCTCCTGACAATGAAACGGGtattaaaagatattttaacaCTTTCACTGCACTCTAAGAACTTTGATTCTTCCCACATGAAATGTCACAGAAGACATATTAAgactttttttttatcaatcaGATATGTTGGGTTTGTTATCAATGACACCTGAGATTTAATTGAATACTTTTTACTGTCAATAAATTAATGCTCAGATAGCCACTGAAAGAGGACACATATAAATGTAAGCCTGCCTCCTGTAATGTCACGTGTAGAAAATACTTAAATATACGCATAAATCATTAAATCACAGAAATCAGCAGCTACGGCCAAACAAGCAAGTTGACTGCTTTGATTCCTGCCCGATTtcaccacaaaataaataattctgtGTGTTAACTTGTATCAGGCTAATTCAGTAAAAATGATTgaacagaagaaaagaaactaTTCATTCACACGTTActgaattaaaaacattttagggTACCTGACAAAAGATTTTTACTGCTACACAACTAAAGTGTGACGAGCAGCGATGTTCGCGGAGGCGCTTTAAAAAAGCAACTggaattaatttaaatatatctatttattaatacaaaatataggAAGTTATATTTACAATCCAGTGACGTTGTGACTAAATCCCAATTATGCCTGTAGATAACATGTCAAATTGCTCATATAAAGGTGTTTAAAATTCCCAGGTTTATGAgcatacaaatacatttgacgCAAAACAGtgttatttgcattaaatgcatataaatttcgtctgataaataaaaacaaacctaaCCCTCACTCAAAATATATACTGTTTTAAGAGGtccaatattacaataaatgtaTAGGCATTTGTTGCTTAAAGCGAAGTGAAATAGCTCCTAGAAACTGTTGTCgtgataaagaaataaatgttggGTTCTTGTTGAGAGACAGGGTGAGGAGCGATACGTGTACAGACGGGTTCTCTATCTGTTGGCCAGATTTAGataattcagtcattatttagGCACAGTATAACGACTCGCTGTTGTTTACGTGTGAATGAACTCTGTGTTGTGTGTCGACTGCACAGACTCTGACAAACACGACGGATCATCTCCGCAACTTGTGAGGCCTTTCAAAATAGACAatttaagacaaaaacaaataacgaGAATCCAATCTGAAATGTTCAGATGTTTTTACTTCAATGACATGTTGTGTGCAAAGACGGGTTTAATCGAGTGTACCGGGCCATGTTGATATAATGACAACTTTTTTACGCTTTGGTTATTATTTAGTTATTCTTATTGAACAATAACTACTTATTCATTACAAACACACGTCTGTGAAGAATTTGCACCGTCTCATTCACATTcaattctatatatatatatatatatatatatatatatatatatatatatatatatatacagtatataaaggCTATATCTAAAGAGAGAAATGGGTTGACGACAAAATTGTTTTGCGGTGAGAtttctgtcactttaaattactaaatgtcGTTTTATAAGCATTATTATGGTATGACAATTTAGTTTGAAATAATCCACCTGTATAGAGTATATAATCTTAAAATCAATGGAACGACACGTGGcagacaaaacaaaccaaaaatatttgttttcaaaaaatacGTTGATGAACTGCAAAATTTGCTAATTTCACAGATTTAATGGGTTCATGATTTCAGACGGACCTGACTGTGAAAATCCTATGCGGTCGTGTTTATCTTAGGTAGACTAAATAAACTACTGTATACGATCTCTATGAAGAGAGGCCGAATACAGTGACGCTATGCGCACGAGACGTGGAGCTTCATCTTCTCTGGGTCCCGCAGACCGACGGATGCGCGTCCTGATGATCTTCATATTTTGTACTCACACAACAGCGAGACACGCAGCGCCCTTTCGCGGCAATAGAGCCCTCAAACACCTTCTTATAAATCTGAAGTCTTTCCCTCCACCCGACCTGTTAAAACCACGCCTACAGAGCAACACAATTGGTCCGAAAGCGTCAAAGAGCCAATCAACAGAGACATGCTGCTCGAAGCATGTAACACATCCACACGGCTGAATCCTATGGAGTTCAGAAGCACTGGGGTTGTCTCTGTGCTGGACCCTTCGCTCCGCTGaaatgtgtgtgcgcgcgtgaaagagagaaagtgtgcGTGCGAGCGCGTGAAGGTGTATACCTCCAACAAGTAAAGACAGAGGAATTATTCTGAGCCAACGAAATATTTCAACACATCTTATTTCGCTGGACTCGGGGCGATCGCATTTCGGAATGTCTATTtaaaaagagagaagaaaaacaaacgAACGACGCCGCAAGCGGTCACTCAACAACTCTCGTCGCCTCTCATTCCTCTCAGTTCTCAATATCCTGACGCATGCTGTGACAAAAGGCAAACATAGCACATCGGCACCGGCGAAGAAAAGCGGATAGTcgtctctcactttctcttttaGGTAATTTGTTGGAATACAGTTAGAGAAGAAGCAAGAGAGTCGCTCACACCACACGTCGAGGCGTCGGATGCTTTTACACTTGCGAAAGCAAAGCTGGATTTGGGTAAGGACCTCCCGTGCAAATATTTAGTCGGTTGCATATTCAGGCGCTCGTCTTCAGCCACACCACATCTGTTGTCTGGACTTGAATGAGCTTCCCGATGAGAGATCCAGTCATCCAAGGATCCAGTATGGCATACCACCCGTTTTTACCTCACCGGGGTCCAGAATATGCAATGAGTGCAATGCTGGGTCACCAGCCGCCCTTTTTCCCGGCCCTGGCTCTGCCACACAACGGCTCCCTGTCTCTGCCCGGGGCGCTGGGCAAACCGATCATGGAACAACTTATGGGCGCAGCAGAGACTGGCCTTCACTTCTCTTCACTGGGACACCAAGCAGCAGCTGCCGCCGCCGCCGCAGCAGCGCATCTCCGGCCTCTTAAGACACTTGAGCCCGAGGAGGAGGTTGAAGACGACCCGAAAGTTCACCTGGAAGCAAAGGAACTGTGGGAGCTTTTTCACAAGCGTGGCACAGAAATGGTCATCACAAAATCCGGAAGGTAAACTAAAATTATTGCATAATTGTGAAACTGTCAGAGTTCAACGAAAACCGACATTTTAGTTTCGTAATCAAACACGGGGACTTCATAactgattgattgattgattgatttattgatTTGACTGACTCACGGTTTTCTTTATACGAGCTCATCAGATATTCAGCCTTTTTATTGCCCTTTTATCTTTATTTGGGCACTTGGCACGTTTGCGTATTTTTTACAACCTATACAATGTAACCCAACTATAAAAAGCCACCGTTGACTGCCCAGGCACACGTCTGAAAATTCAAAACATATTCCAaaaatattactattattatgtACGAATATTATATTTAGCGACATTAATAAGTGTTCTTAAATAAATGGCCACAAGATTGATTTTCTCTTATAAAGGATCACTTAAAGAAGTTAACACTCAGACATGATTATTTTGgggaaaacatttcattttttaaaattagAACGCTATAATTTAGAACAAATTGTGTTGTTGAATTGAACaattttgaaaactgttttcTGGAATGATTGATTTTCTGCTGAATTTAGATATAGAGGTATTTCACTAGTTAAGGCTGAAGCCAGGCCTACCGCGTGCAATGATATTACATTCTACAATTAATGTTCCcctgaaaaataaagttaacaCGTCGAATAAAAAAATCTAGCCCACATTTATTTTCTCGTTGTGCTCTGCTGAAAACATTCTGTCCTAATTGAAAGATTTATCTCTGCTAAATTCTGCAGGCGAATGTTCCCTCCGTTTAAAGTGAGATGCACGGGCTTGGACAAGAAAGCCAAATATATTCTGTTGATGGATATAGTTGCTGCTGATGACTGTAGGTATAAATTTCACAATTCGCGCTGGATGGTGGCAGGGAAGGCTGACCCCGAAATGCCAAAACGGATGTACATTCACCCCGACAGTCCGGCCACTGGCGAGCAATGGATGTCTAAAGTCGTCAACTTTCACAAACTTAAGCTGACAAACAACATCTCCGATAAGCATGGCTTTGTAAGTGTCAATTGTGATTTTATactttgtaattattattatagcagtattattaaaagtattcattattattattttttaatgggGGTCGTCGTAGCTTGAATTATTGgctacaaaaaaaagagaaactaGGCCCTGGGCAACAGGTTTGTTTCTATGCTGAAAATGGGGCAGATGCCTGGTCGAATTTGACGTTTTTCGGTAAAGTATACAGGACAAAGTTGCAGGCCTGAACCTGTTTAGTGGACAGAAAAAAATGTGCCGGACGTGTGTCGCATAATTACAGATAATATTTCCTTTATCAAAGTCAAGAATGTTGTCTGAAATgtcttatttgtatttttagaccATCCTAAACTCCATGCACAAATACCAGCCGAGATTTCACATCGTGAGAGCCAACGACATTCTGAAACTCCCTTACAGCACGTTCAGAACTTACGTGTTCCCTGAAACTGATTTTATAGCTGTCACTGCCTACCAGAACGATAAGGTAGGTCTAAACAAGTTTATTGTTTTGAATACGACTGAAACATTaaagatagaaaaaaaacactttgtagTGGCTGCGATTTGAGAGATTTAACTTTACTAGATGATAATGGAACCAAACGTTAATCCTCTTGTAATGGTTATCTAGATATCAGCATACATTTTGAATTATATCcatgaataaataattcacagtAGAATTATGtgaagtaaaataaacattctctctctttcacacaaacAGTTCTTCCTTAAATTCGCgttagtgtgtttttattaaagaatgaaAGTGGGAGGGTGGAAACTTTAGAGGAGTTACTGAAGAGGAAAAAGGAGGTGTTAgaattctgtgtgtgtgcgtgataTGTTTTATTAGGTTAATAAGCAATTGTCCCTCACAAAAACAAGGGTTCAGGTTAATCGTTTCTGGTTGTTTATCAGCTGTTCTAATTAATCTCTTATTCAAATACGTCATTGCATTTCAGGTAACACAACTAAAAATTGATTACAATCCATTTGCAAAAGGATTTCGTGATACTGGAAATGGGAGACGTGAAAAAAGGTAAAACTTAAGTAAACTGCTTCTATTACATCGTTTAAATCCACATTATTGAAAGCAATACCGTTGTATTTCCatgaaaaaatctaatttcGTTTGAAAATTAAATCCCCAAGTAAATAAAGATTAAAGACCCAAGAGAACATGGCCATCGGAAGACTTCATTTGTCCTCGATTGTCTCAGTGATGTATTTTCGAAACGTGTTTTAAACAGGAAACAACTGGCCCTGCAGTCCATGCGTTCATACGAGGAGCAGCAGAAAAAAGATCACGGGACGTCAGACGATTCTTCAGGCGAACAAACGTCGTTTAAATGTTGTCGCCAGACCTTATCTCCTGCCGTCTCTAATGCTGACCACAACAACCTAAAAGGTATGAGAGTCCGATGAGCCATCCGTCTTTAAGAAATActaaaaagtttacatttaacAATAAGTATAAAAAGCAGTCGAATATTCCGGTTATTTGTAGGATATTATTACAATGATATTTTTGGAAGCAGGCATACATTTCGGACTTTTTTACAAAGTGAACGACTCCCGAAGGATATTATTAAGTCACGTGATTTGCTGAAACTGATTAGCCTAATATGTACGTTGCACATAATGCCATCCGTTTTTATCTGTAGTGTTATTCTAAACATCCATCTACATTCACTTTGTTACCCTACATAATAAATAACGAAATACAGTTTTGCGACGAAATAAAGCTTCTGTGTTTCTTGTCGCAGACTTTTGTGATAGTGATGAAGAAAGTGACGACGAAGAAAAAGACGGACATTTGAAAGACGGACCAGACTCCACCAAAATCTCCACCACGACTGACGACTCGAAGGATCCCGATGCGAGTTTTAGCAAAAGTCTTTTTGTGGAAAGTGACACTGGCGCTCGAGGGAACGATAAACCCCGGGTAGACTCGCGGCAGAGTCCTATAACGCTGATATCCAGCACCACCCGGTCCGGTGAGGAGCTCAAGAGTCCAGGCCGGGATCAGGCCAAAACAGACGACTGCCGGACAGTGAGCAAAGAAAATTATATGCCATTGACTGTCCAAACAGATGGCACTGCGCACTTAAATCACAGCCACTTGCACAATTTCGGATTTCCTCCGGGTTTGGCGGGCCAACAGTTTTTCAATCACTTGAGTGGTGCCCATCCTTTCCTCTTACACCCCAGTCAGTTCAACATGGGAGGCGCTTTCTCAAACATGGCCGCAGGGATGGGCCCCATCCTGGCAGCCGTTTCCTCCGGAGGGGTCTGTCCAATGGACACGAGCAGCGTGGCATCACCCGCGCAAAACCTGAGCGGGGCGCCGCTGCCTTTCCATCTGCAGCAACACGTCCTGGCGTCACAGGTGAAGCTCTTGTTGATCATAATTACGAGTGAAAGATACTTTATTTAACCCTGCACTTTCTTACGCGATCTTTGTGGACAGTGTAAGGTTTTAGTTAAAATGTAGACTTGTGGGGGGAAATCAAACCGTGGCATATTTTGCCTTGTTTTATAGATCGTTCTGGGGCACTCTTTAAATTGTCAGCGAATATAAAACTCCCAACAACTCTCGCAATAAAACTTGATTGATGTGTGTCTACACGCAATCAA of Triplophysa dalaica isolate WHDGS20190420 chromosome 4, ASM1584641v1, whole genome shotgun sequence contains these proteins:
- the tbx3a gene encoding T-box transcription factor TBX3a, whose translation is MSFPMRDPVIQGSSMAYHPFLPHRGPEYAMSAMLGHQPPFFPALALPHNGSLSLPGALGKPIMEQLMGAAETGLHFSSLGHQAAAAAAAAAAHLRPLKTLEPEEEVEDDPKVHLEAKELWELFHKRGTEMVITKSGRRMFPPFKVRCTGLDKKAKYILLMDIVAADDCRYKFHNSRWMVAGKADPEMPKRMYIHPDSPATGEQWMSKVVNFHKLKLTNNISDKHGFTILNSMHKYQPRFHIVRANDILKLPYSTFRTYVFPETDFIAVTAYQNDKVTQLKIDYNPFAKGFRDTGNGRREKRKQLALQSMRSYEEQQKKDHGTSDDSSGEQTSFKCCRQTLSPAVSNADHNNLKDFCDSDEESDDEEKDGHLKDGPDSTKISTTTDDSKDPDASFSKSLFVESDTGARGNDKPRVDSRQSPITLISSTTRSGEELKSPGRDQAKTDDCRTVSKENYMPLTVQTDGTAHLNHSHLHNFGFPPGLAGQQFFNHLSGAHPFLLHPSQFNMGGAFSNMAAGMGPILAAVSSGGVCPMDTSSVASPAQNLSGAPLPFHLQQHVLASQGLAVSPFGGLFSYPYTYMAAAAAATSAATSSVHRHPFLNAVRPRLRYSPYSLPSVPDSTLLTTAIPPMTSGAVDLKGDRTAPSPCSVALDCEVTSRSSGSVSLSPKNCAEKDSSSELQSIQRLVSGLEATKDRPRSVSP